The Fragaria vesca subsp. vesca linkage group LG2, FraVesHawaii_1.0, whole genome shotgun sequence genome includes a window with the following:
- the LOC101304646 gene encoding GTPase Der-like, with product MSSLWIRSLSAQKRKFGYGLLHNSLKSSSSVVPQFCIRRHGDLTSIRSFFTTSLFCRIGILSLSWIHGRSISVLHPCILQAAREFCTLHDVEPSGTDSCNDASAYLEGSDVDSDGNVATTKARVRYEKPIDFTKVKKNLLPTVILVGRPNVGKSALFNRLICRREALVYNTPDDHVTRDFRDGIAKLGDLRFRVLDSAGLETAASSGSILDRTAGMTASILARSQFAVFLIDVRAGLHPLDLEVGRWLRKNAPGINIVVAMNKSESLFDGSGSLAAAAAEAYKLGWGDPIAISAETGLGMQDLYGSLKPMLEDYMLNVLNNEQNTDEGNFSDDSSCEVEDSKLPLQLAIVGKPNVGKSTLLNTLLQEERVLVGPEAGLTRDSIRAEFEFQGRTIYLVDTAGWLQRTKMEKGPSSLSIVQSRKSLMRAHVVALVLDAEEISKARRSLKHDEVVIARQAIEEGRGLVVIVNKMDLLKEQEICDKVMEAVPQEIQTVIPQVTGIPVVFISALEGRGQAAVMHQVIDTYEKWCTRLSTARLNRWLRKVMSRHSWKDQSAQPKVKYFTQVKARPPTFVAFVSGKKQLPDTEVRFLKRSLKEDFDLGGIPIRIMQRNVPRKAANANNKSSPLTNKMPDRIFSDKRTVSA from the coding sequence ATGTCTTCTTTGTGGATTCGCTCACTTTCAGCTCAGAAGAGGAAGTTTGGCTATGGTCTTCTTCATAATTCACTTAAGAGTTCCAGTAGCGTCGTCCCCCAGTTCTGCATACGGAGACATGGAGATTTGACTAGCATTCGATCGTTTTTCACCACTTCCTTGTTCTGTCGTATTGGAATACTGTCTTTGAGTTGGATTCATGGCAGGTCAATCTCAGTCTTGCACCCTTGTATCCTTCAGGCTGCAAGGGAATTTTGCACGCTACATGATGTTGAACCTTCTGGTACTGATTCTTGCAACGATGCAAGTGCTTATTTGGAGGGGTCCGATGTTGATTCTGATGGTAATGTGGCAACAACGAAAGCTAGAGTCAGGTATGAAAAGCCTATAGATTTCACCAAAGTAAAAAAGAATCTTCTACCAACTGTAATTCTTGTTGGGCGCCCAAATGTGGGCAAGTCAGCTTTGTTCAATCGTTTGATCTGCAGGCGGGAGGCCCTTGTATACAACACACCAGATGATCACGTTACTCGGGACTTCAGAGATGGCATTGCTAAATTGGGTGATCTACGATTCAGAGTATTGGACTCGGCTGGCTTAGAAACAGCAGCTTCTTCAGGTTCTATTCTTGACAGAACAGCAGGGATGACTGCGAGTATTTTGGCAAGGTCTCAGTTTGCGGTTTTCCTTATAGATGTGAGAGCTGGACTACACCCACTCGATCTGGAGGTTGGAAGGTGGTTGCGTAAGAATGCACCCGGAATCAATATTGTAGTTGCCATGAATAAGTCGGAATCTCTTTTTGATGGTAGTGGGTCACTTGCTGCGGCTGCTGCTGAAGCTTATAAGCTGGGATGGGGTGACCCTATTGCCATTTCAGCTGAAACTGGACTTGGTATGCAAGACCTTTATGGGAGTCTAAAGCCTATGCTTGAGGATTATATGCTGAATGTCTTAAACAATGAGCAAAACACTGATGAGGGCAATTTCAGTGACGACAGCTCCTGTGAGGTTGAGGATAGTAAGCTGCCCTTACAGTTAGCAATTGTAGGGAAACCCAATGTTGGGAAGTCAACCTTGCTGAATACATTGTTACAAGAAGAACGTGTGCTGGTAGGTCCCGAAGCTGGTCTGACAAGAGATTCAATTAGAGCCGAGTTTGAATTTCAAGGAAGAACTATATACCTGGTTGACACTGCAGGCTGGTTGCAGAGAACAAAGATGGAGAAAGGACCATCATCCTTGAGCATCGTGCAGTCAAGAAAGAGTCTCATGAGAGCTCATGTAGTTGCTCTGGTCCTGGATGCCGAAGAGATCTCAAAGGCCAGAAGAAGTTTGAAGCATGATGAAGTAGTTATAGCTAGACAGGCTATTGAAGAAGGGCGTGGTCTAGTGGTGATTGTGAACAAGATGGATCTATTGAAAGAACAAGAAATTTGTGACAAGGTTATGGAAGCTGTACCTCAAGAAATTCAGACAGTTATACCCCAGGTTACTGGAATACCAGTTGTCTTCATATCAGCATTAGAGGGAAGGGGTCAGGCAGCTGTCATGCACCAGGTTATTGATACATATGAAAAATGGTGTACAAGGTTATCCACAGCTCGTCTGAATCGTTGGTTGCGCAAGGTTATGAGCAGGCATTCTTGGAAAGATCAGTCTGCTCAACCCAAAGTTAAGTACTTTACACAAGTGAAAGCACGACCACCCACTTTTGTTGCCTTTGTAAGTGGGAAGAAACAGCTCCCAGATACAGAGGTTAGGTTCTTAAAAAGGTCTTTGAAGGAAGACTTTGATTTGGGTGGAATTCCAATCAGGATCATGCAGAGGAACGTCCCACGGAAGGCTGCTAATGCCAATAACAAGAGCAGCCCACTTACTAATAAAATGCCTGATAGGATCTTCTCTGACAAGAGAACTGTATCCGCTTGA
- the LOC101305237 gene encoding lanC-like protein 2-like produces MADRYLENDMPDFVEEEAPAEEAEVGSLARLLSLPYATLSDMLKSSALDLKQTVVMQTWGKRVGDYSLYTGALGTACLAFKAYQVTKNLSDLKLCCDIVKACDIASRDSGHVSFICGRAGVCAFGAVAAKHAGDGMLLDHYLSQFKEIKLYSDLPNELLYGRAGYLWACSFLNKNIGNGTVSTTRIRSVVDEIIKSGRQLAKKGRSSLMYEWHGKKYWGAAHGLAGIMYVLMTVQLKPEEVEDVKGTLRYMIKNCFPSGNYLSSEGSESDRLVHWCHGAPGVALTLVKAAEVFGDEEFVQAAIDAGEVVWRRGLLKRVGLCHGISGNTYVFLSLYRFTGKVEYLYRAKAFACFLYDRAPRLISEGRMHGGDRPYSLFEGVGGMAHLFLDMTDPSEARFPGYEL; encoded by the exons ATGGCGGACCGATACTTGGAGAACGACATGCCGGATTTCGTTGAAGAGGAGGCACCGGCGGAAGAGGCTGAAGTGGGCTCTTTAGCAAGGCTACTCTCTCTTCCTTATGCAACTCTCTCTGACATGCTCAAAAGCTCGGCTTTGGACCTCAAACAAACG GTGGTCATGCAGACATGGGGGAAGCGTGTGGGAGATTATAGTTTGTATACAGGGGCTCTTGGGACTGCTTGTTTGGCTTTCAAGGCTTACCAAGTCACCAAGAACCTCAGTGATCTTAAATTGTGTTGTGACATTGTTAAAGCCTGTGATATTGCTTCTAGAGATTCTGG GCATGTTTCATTCATATGTGGGCGGGCTGGCGTTTGTGCCTTTGGTGCTGTGGCGGCAAAGCATGCTGGTGATGGAATGCTACTTGACCACTACTTATCACAATTTAAAGAG ATCAAGCTCTATAGTGATCTCCCAAATGAGCTATTATATGGGAGAGCTGGGTACCTGTGGGCCTGTTCATTCTTAAACAAGAATATCGGAAATGGAACTGTTTCTACTACTCGCATA AGATCAGTTGTGGATGAAATTATAAAGTCTGGTAGACAATTGGCCAAGAAGGGACGGAGCTCGTTGATGTACGAATGGCATGGGAAGAAATACTGGGGTGCTGCCCATGGTCTTGCCGGAATAATGTATGTTTTGATGACTGTGCAACTGAAACCTGAGGAGGTCGAGGATGTCAAGGGTACTCTACGTTACATGATTAAGAACTGCTTTCCCAGCGGTAACTATCTTTCAAGTGAAGGAAGTGAATCAGACCGTCTTGTGCACTGGTGCCATGGTGCTCCTGGAGTTGCTCTTACACTTGTTAAAGCAGCTGAG GTTTTTGGAGATGAAGAATTTGTGCAGGCTGCTATAGATGCAGGGGAAGTGGTGTGGAGGCGGGGTCTGCTAAAGCGAGTTGGCCTATGTCATGGGATCAGTGGGAACACTTATGTGTTTCTTTCACTCTACCGATTCACGGGTAAGGTGGAATATTTGTACAGGGCCAAAGCATTCGCTTGCTTTTTATATGATAGAGCACCCAGACTCATATCAGAAGGAAGGATGCATGGAGGTGATCGCCCCTATTCCTTATTTGAAGGTGTTGGAGGAATGGCTCATCTCTTTCTGGACATGACTGACCCATCTGAAGCTCGGTTTCCTGGTTATGAACTTTAA
- the LOC101304937 gene encoding protochlorophyllide reductase, chloroplastic-like, with protein MALRAASVVSSAFSAPKEGKPCASFKDSTLFGVSFSENLKADFSSVALSCKREFKPVRAQTAATASPAINKSTSDGKKTLRKGSVVITGASSGLGLATAKALAETGKWHVIMACRDFLKAERAAKAAGMPKENYTIMHLDLASLDSVRQFVDNFRRSERPLDVLVCNAAVYLPTAKEPTYTADGFELSVGTNHLGHFLLARLMLEDLNKSDYPSKRLIIVGSITGNTNTLAGNVPPKANLGDLRGLAGGVNGVNSSAMIDGGDFDGAKAYKDSKVCNMLTMQEFHRRYHEETGITFASLYPGCIATTGLFREHIPLFRLLFPPFQKYITKGYVSEEESGKRLAQVVSDPSLTKSGVYWSWNKTSASFENQLSEEASDADKARKLWEVSEKLVGLA; from the exons ATGGCTCTTCGTGCTGCTTCTGTGGTTTCCTCTGCTTTCTCTGCTCCCAAGGAG GGAAAGCCGTGTGCTTCTTTCAAGGATTCAACCCTGTTTGGAGTCTCATTCTCTGAAAATCTCAAGGCTGATTTCAGCTCTGTTGCACTAAGCTGCAAG AGAGAGTTCAAGCCAGTGAGGGCTCAAACAGCAGCCACAGCATCCCCAGCAATCAACAAGTCCACTTCAGATGGGAAGAAGACTCTGAGAAAAGGCAGTGTAGTGATCACTGGTGCCTCCTCTGGACTTGGTCTAGCCACAGCCAAGGCATTGGCCGAAACCGGGAAATGGCATGTGATTATGGCATGCAGGGATTTCCTTAAGGCTGAAAGAGCTGCCAAGGCAGCTGGGATGCCGAAAGAGAACTACACTATCATGCATCTAGACCTTGCTTCTCTAGACAGCGTTCGGCAATTTGTTGACAACTTCAGAAGATCGGAACGCCCCCTTGATGTTCTGGTCTGCAATGCTGCTGTGTATTTACCGACTGCTAAGGAGCCTACTTACACTGCTGATGGATTTGAACTTAGTGTTGGAACTAACCATCTTGGACATTTCCTTCTTGCGCGGTTGATGCTTGAGGATTTGAACAAATCCGATTACCCTTCAAAGAGACTCATCATTGTTGGCTCAATTACAG GGAACACAAACACTTTGGCTGGAAATGTACCTCCAAAGGCCAACCTTGGGGATTTGAGGGGACTTGCAGGGGGTGTAAATGGGGTCAACAGCTCGGCCATGATTGATGGTGGAGACTTTGACGGTGCCAAGGCTTACAAGGACAGCAAAGTCTGCAACATGCTCACAATGCAAGAGTTCCACAGGCGCTATCACGAGGAGACTGGGATCACATTCGCTTCCCTTTACCCCGGTTGCATTGCCACAACTGGCTTGTTCAGGGAGCACATTCCCTTGTTCAGGCTCCTGTTCCCTCCATTCCAGAAGTACATCACCAAGGGTTATGTCTCTGAAGAAGAATCCGGAAAGAGACTTGCTCAG GTTGTAAGCGACCCAAGCTTGACAAAGTCAGGAGTCTACTGGAGCTGGAACAAGACCTCTGCTTCATTTGAGAACCAACTGTCTGAAGAAGCCAGTGATGCAGACAAGGCTCGCAAGCTGTGGGAAGTCAGTGAGAAGCTTGTCGGTTTGGCTTAA
- the LOC101294437 gene encoding WD repeat-containing protein 44-like — protein MSKAAAAEEEDEDECFYESLDRILTSSSCSCSTSNSDDDTDDISDSDAASANYASRRRFPTPRFPMEAYKYDVWISEPASVSDRRSRLLREMRLSGDPALSRAKPETVGRSVSSDHLIKRHCAPAVSQIVRSKSDGVEQCNGGSSSPPILCSETEAAPAAETNSFVNTQKQDCVCKSASGKSNGSSAASPPPLNKPPSGRNSRRCDEIRIEVEEPEEEEELECNGGSASEVCTIRNLDNGKEFVVNEIREDGMWNKLKEVGTGKQLTMEEFEMSVGHSPIVQELMRRQNVEESHKGGGGGSDSNANGGGGGVPKMKKRGWFKSIKSVASSVTGHKERRSSDERDTSSEKGGRRSSSATDDSQDVSFHGPERVRVRQYGKSCKELTAVYKTQEIQAHNGSIWSIKFSLDGKYLASAGEDCVIHIWQVMETERKGDLLMQKSEDNNLDLLFIANGSSEPSSVSPNSYSHLEKKRRGRTSISRKSLSLEHYVIPETMFALSEKPISSFQGHVDDVLDLSWSKSQHLLSSSMDKTVRLWHLSSKSCLRKFSHIDYVTCIQFNPVDDNYFISGSLDAKVRIWSILDHQVVDWNDTHEMVTAACYTPDGQGALVGTYKGSCRLYNTSDNKLQEKNQINLQNKKKKSHHKKITGFQFAPGSSSEVLVTSADSRIRVVDGVDLVHKFKGFRNTNSQISATLTANGKYVVSASEDSHVYIWKHEADSRPSRSKSVTVTRSYEHFHSHNVSVAVSWPGVGDSWGLQDGEQNGLGLDTNLDEVSTANHPPTPVEEANGKDGSRSASGCTNSPLHGTITSASNSYFFDRISATYPEEKLLLATKKRSPRVSFDFSNGVSQNIPAWGMVIVTAGLGGEIRTFQNFGLPIRI, from the exons ATGAGCAAAGCCGCCGCCGCGGAGGAAGAAGACGAAGACGAGTGCTTCTACGAGTCCCTCGATCGCATTCTCACCTCCTCATCCTGTTCTTGCTCCACCTCCAACTCCGACGACGACACCGACGACATCTCCGATTCCGACGCCGCCAGCGCCAATTATGCCTCCCGCAGGAGGTTTCCGACGCCGAGGTTCCCCATGGAGGCGTACAAGTACGACGTCTGGATCTCCGAGCCGGCCTCCGTCTCCGACCGCCGGTCAAGGCTCCTCCGCGAAATGCGCCTCAGCGGCGACCCGGCGCTGTCTCGGGCCAAGCCCGAGACGGTGGGGCGCTCGGTGTCGTCGGATCATTTGATTAAACGACACTGCGCTCCCGCCGTTTCGCAAATCGTCCGGTCCAAATCCGACGGCGTCGAACAGTGTAACGGCGGTTCTTCTTCTCCTCCTATTCTTTGTTCCGAGACTGAGGCTGCTCCGGCGGCCGAGACCAATTCGTTTGTAAATACACAGAAACAAGATTGCGTTTGTAAATCGGCGAGCGGCAAGAGCAATGGATCTTCTGCCGCGTCTCCTCCGCCGCTGAATAAGCCGCCGTCCGGCAGGAACAGCCGGCGCTGCGACGAGATTCGGATTGAGGTTGAGGAGCCGGAGGAGGAGGAGGAGTTGGAATGTAATGGCGGCAGTGCAAGTGAAGTGTGTACTATTCGGAATCTTGATAATGGGAAGGAGTTTGTGGTGAATGAGATCAGGGAAGACGGGATGTGGAACAAGCTCAAGGAAGTGGGGACCGGGAAGCAGTTGACTATGGAGGAGTTCGAGATGAGTGTGGGACATTCCCCCATTGTTCAAGAACTGATGCGGCGGCAGAATGTGGAGGAGAGTCATAAGGGTGGTGGTGGTGGTTCGGATTCGAATGCCAATGGGGGCGGTGGAGGGGTTCCCAAGATGAAGAAGAGGGGCTGGTTTAAGAGCATTAAGAGTGTTGCCAGTAGCGTGACTGGTCATAAGGAGAGGAGGAGTAGTGATGAGAGGGACACGTCGTCGGAGAAGGGGGGCCGGAGGTCGAGCTCTGCGACTGATGATAGCCAGGATGTGTCGTTTCATGGACCGGAGAGAGTGAGGGTGAGGCAGTATGGGAAGTCTTGTAAGGAGCTTACGGCTGTGTACAAGACGCAGGAGATTCAGGCCCATAATGGGTCTATATGGAGTATTAAGTTTAGCTTGGATGGGAAGTATCTGGCAAGTGCCGGTGAGGATTGTGTGATTCATATATGGCAGGTGATGGAGACCGAGAGGAAGGGTGATTTGTTGATGCAGAAATCAGAAGATAACAATTTGGATTTGTTGTTTATTGCCAATGGATCTTCAGAACCATCTTCAGTCTCGCCCAATAGTTACAGCCATCTAGAAAAGAAGAGGAGAGGGAGGACTTCTATAAGTCGGAAATCATTGAGTTTGGAACATTACGTGATTCCAGAGACAATGTTTGCGCTTTCAGAAAAGCCCATTTCTTCATTCCAAGGTCATGTAGATGATGTGCTTGACCTCTCTTGGTCCAAATCTCAG CACCTGCTGTCATCTTCTATGGATAAAACGGTGCGCCTCTGGCATCTGTCTAGCAAGTCTTGTTTGCGAAAATTTTCACACATTGACTATG TAACTTGCATCCAGTTTAATCCCGTTGATGATAACTACTTCATTAGTGGATCACTTGATGCTAAGGTTCGTATATGGAGCATCCTTGATCACCAAGTGGTTGATTGGAATGATACGCATGAGATGGTCACTGCTGCTTGCTACACTCCTGATGGTCAG GGTGCTCTGGTAGGAACATACAAAGGGAGCTGCCGGTTGTATAACACATCTG ATAACAAGTTGCAAGAGAAAAACCAAATAAATCTGCAGAACAAGAAAAAGAAATCTCATCACAAGAAAATTACCGGTTTCCAG TTTGCACCAGGAAGTTCCTCAGAAGTACTAGTTACATCTGCAGATTCACGAATCAGGGTTGTTGATGGTGTTGATCTGGTTCACAAGTTCAAGG GATTTCGCAACACAAATAGCCAAATCTCAGCCACCCTCACAGCAAATGGCAAATATGTGGTATCAGCCAGCGAGGATTCTCATGTATATATATGGAAACATGAAGCTGATTCCCGACCTAGTAGAAGCAAAAGTGTTACTGTCACGCGCTCGTATGAGCATTTCCATAGTCACAACGTATCAGTGGCTGTCTCTTGGCCTGGTGTTGGTGATTCATGGGGACTACAAGATGGAGAACAAAATGGACTTGGACTTGACACCAATCTTGATGAGGTTTCGACAGCCAATCATCCGCCTACTCCAGTTGAGGAGGCCAACGGCAAGGATGGTTCGCGATCAGCATCCGGTTGCACCAATAGCCCCCTTCATGGAACAATTACCAGTGCATCCAACAGTTACTTCTTTGATAGGATTTCAGCAACGTACCCAGAGGAAAAACTTCTTCTAGCTACTAAGAAACGAAGCCCTCGTGTAAGTTTTGATTTTAGCAACGGTGTAAGCCAGAACATTCCAGCCTGGGGTATGGTGATTGTAACCGCTGGCTTGGGTGGTGAAATTAGAACTTTCCAAAATTTTGGGTTGCCGATTCGGATATAA
- the LOC101305532 gene encoding uncharacterized protein LOC101305532, producing MASKLLLITILIVNVIAFGLAVAAEQRRSSAKIVQDSEVDYNYCVYDSDIATGYGVGAFLFLLVSQVIVMLVSRCFCCGKPLSPGGARALAVVLFITCWIFFFIAEACLLAGSVTNAYHTKYRTIFSEDPPDCQTLRKGVFGAGAAFIFLNTIVSSFYHTNYSRARASFQSYGTGEAAVGLGTFK from the exons ATGGCTTCAAAGCTGTTGTTGATCACAATCCTCATCGTTAATGTCATCGCTTTTGGGCTTGCTGTTGCAGCTGAGCAAAGGAGAAGCTCT GCAAAGATCGTGCAAGATAGTGAAGTGGACTACAACTATTGTGTCTATGACTCGGACATTGCAACAGGCTATGGTGTTGGTGCATTTTTGTTCCTCTTGGTTTCTCAGGTCATCGTAATGTTGGTAAGCCGATGCTTTTGTTGTGGAAAGCCATTGAGCCCTGGAGGAGCAAGAGCCTTGGCAGTCGTCCTTTTCATAACCTGCTG GATCTTTTTCTTCATTGCTGAGGCATGCTTGCTGGCTGGTTCTGTGACTAACGCCTACCACACCAAGTACAGGACCATTTTCAGCGAAGACCCTCCAGATTGCCAGACCTTGAGAAAGGGAGTTTTCGGGGCAGGGGCAGCTTTCATTTTCTTGAACACAATCGTGTCCTCGTTCTACCACACTAACTATTCCAGAGCCAGGGCAAGCTTTCAGTCATACGGAACTGGAGAGGCCGCTGTTGGTCTCGGCACCTTTAAATAG